The Procambarus clarkii isolate CNS0578487 chromosome 24, FALCON_Pclarkii_2.0, whole genome shotgun sequence genomic interval GAGGAAATATTGGCAGAACGGTAGGAATCAATGAATAATTCGAGATATTATATTGCTTATTAACAGAGTTGACAGTGATTAAAGAAGGGACATAGGACGATATACTGAAAGAAAATTATTTTCAATAACAGACATACGGAGCGAAATTAAATTTGGTGACATAGCGACGACGGAGGTGTGGAGCGGGGCCCGTGGAGACGGCTGACGAGGCCTTCTGATGTCCGGATGAGGAAGGCTTTGTGGGTCCGGCGAATAGACGAAAAGATCTCCGAGTGTGGTGTTTGATTTCCCTAGCTGGTGTTGGAGAGATTGTCACCACTCCAGGAGACCTGTGAGCCGCGTCGACGGCGCTGGAGGCATTTGGAGATGCCTTCCGTGTGGTGGCACCCGGGGGAGGCGTGGCTGGTGGCCCCACTGCAGGGAGCTTGCTGCCTCTTCCTCGACCTCGGCGACGACCATCCACCACACTGACACTTTTCACTTCAAGTACACATTCTGACAACCTTCGACTAAGACAATTGTCAATATCGGTGCATTTGGTTCTGGATAAACTGACATTATG includes:
- the SNRPG gene encoding uncharacterized protein SNRPG isoform X1, whose translation is MLKKNDDRVLKTIAAKVDLTKKMNHNVSLSRTKCTDIDNCLSRRLSECVLEVKSVSVVDGRRRGRGRGSKLPAVGPPATPPPGATTRKASPNASSAVDAAHRSPGVVTISPTPAREIKHHTRRSFRLFAGPTKPSSSGHQKASSAVSTGPAPHLRRRYVTKFNFAPYMDKRVTTKLNGGRVVEGTLRGFDPFMNLVVDDGVEIRKTGDRVRIGVVVIRGSSIIMLEALDRIS